One region of Quercus lobata isolate SW786 chromosome 2, ValleyOak3.0 Primary Assembly, whole genome shotgun sequence genomic DNA includes:
- the LOC115977029 gene encoding acyl-protein thioesterase 2: MSFTGPSLSSGGRTARRAFEFGRTYVVRPKGKHQATVVWLHGLGDNGSSWSQLLETLPLPNIKWICPTAPTQPISVFGGFPSTAWFDVGDLSEDAPDDLEGLDASAAHVANLLSTEPDDIKLGVGGFSMGAATALYSATCFTLGKYGNNNPYPAKLSAVVGLSGWLPCSKTLPQKIGEVTEAATRAASLPILLCHGKVDDVVQYKFGEKSSASLGSSGFSDVTFKSYNGLGHYTIPDEMDEVCAWLTSKLGLEGSSS, encoded by the exons ATGAGTTTTACTGGCCCTTCATTGAGTTCTG GTGGTAGAACAGCTAGAAGAGCATTTGAGTTTGGAAGGACCTATGTGGTCAGGCCCAAAGGTAAACACCAAGCCACTGTAGTTTGGCTACATGGCCTTGGTGATAATGGCTCAAG TTGGTCCCAGCTATTGGAGACCCTTCCTCTTCCAAAT ATCAAATGGATATGTCCAACTGCTCCTACCCAGCCAATTTCAGTGTTTGGTGGTTTTCCTTCCACTGCTT GGTTTGATGTGGGAGACCTTTCAGAAGATGCTCCTGATGACTTAGAGGGTTTGGATGCTTCAGCAGCCCATGTTGCAAATTTGTTGTCTACAGAGCCTGATGACA TAAAACTTGGTGTTGGAGGCTTCAGCATGGGTGCTGCTACCGCACTATACTCTGCAACCTGCTTTACTCTAGGGAAATATGGGAACAACAATCCATACCCGGCCAAATTAAGTGCAGTTGTTGGGCTAAGTGGCTGGCTTCCTTGTTCAAA GACCTTGCCTCAAAAGATAGGAGAGGTAACCGAAGCTGCAACACGCGCTGCATCCTTGCCAATTTTGCTTTGTCATGGCAAAG TGGATGATGTTGTTCAATATAAATTTGGTGAAAAATCCTCAGCGTCCTTGGGCTCAAGTGGATTTAGCGATGTGACATTCAAAAGCTATAATGG ACTCGGTCACTACACAATCCCTGATGAGATGGATGAAGTGTGTGCTTGGCTAACTTCAAAATTGGGGCTTGAGGGGAGCTCTTCATAA
- the LOC115977030 gene encoding deSI-like protein At4g17486 isoform X3, which translates to MISPLSTITWFGLVLGSFIPVLKVVHGKEYGFGAHDFPASGVFEVEPRSCPGFIYRSSIVLGHITMPPTEFRTFIENAASEYHGDTYHLISKNCNHFTDDISWRLTGKHIPGWVNRLARLGALCSCLLPESLQVTTVKQMPEYHDCSEEECTESVSTTTARESTEIDDDQEKSLLSPLAVSGDVTFVKEAHS; encoded by the exons ATGATCTCACCCCTATCAACAATTAcatggtttggtttggttttgggatCTTTCATTCCGGTATTGAAGGTTG TTCATGGTAAGGAGTATGGATTTGGAGCTCATGACTTCCCAGCGAGTGGAGTTTTTGAAGTGGAACCAAGGAGTTGCCCAGGTTTTATTTACCGAAGTTCCATTGTATTAGGCCACATAACTATGCCTCCAACTGAATTCCGAACATTTATTGAGAACGCAGCTTCTGAGTATCATGGGGATACCTATCACCTCATTTCCAAGAATTGCAACCATTTTACAGACGATATTTCATGGAGATTGACAGGAAAACACATCCCAGGGTGGGTGAATCGGCTTGCCCGGCTAG GTGCTTTGTGTAGTTGTCTGCTTCCAGAAAGCCTTCAAGTAACTACTGTCAAGCAGATGCCTGAATACCATGATTGTTCAG AAGAAGAATGTACAGAATCTGTATCAACCACCACTGCCCGTGAGTCAACAGAAATTGATGATGATCAAGAGAAGAGCCTGCTGTCTCCGTTAGCTGTAAGTGGTGATGTGACCTTTGTTAAAGAGGCACACAGTTGA
- the LOC115977030 gene encoding deSI-like protein At4g17486 isoform X4 — MGAESSTSMNSDGNNKNIETQVVLNVYDLTPINNYMVWFGFGIFHSGIEVHGKEYGFGAHDFPASGVFEVEPRSCPASEYHGDTYHLISKNCNHFTDDISWRLTGKHIPGWVNRLARLGALCSCLLPESLQVTTVKQMPEYHDCSEEECTESVSTTTARESTEIDDDQEKSLLSPLAVSGDVTFVKEAHS, encoded by the exons ATGGGGGCAGAGAGTAGTACATCAATGAACTCGGATGGGAACAACAAGAACATTGAGACCCAGGTGGTGCTAAACGTGTATGATCTCACCCCTATCAACAATTAcatggtttggtttggttttgggatCTTTCATTCCGGTATTGAAG TTCATGGTAAGGAGTATGGATTTGGAGCTCATGACTTCCCAGCGAGTGGAGTTTTTGAAGTGGAACCAAGGAGTTGCCCAG CTTCTGAGTATCATGGGGATACCTATCACCTCATTTCCAAGAATTGCAACCATTTTACAGACGATATTTCATGGAGATTGACAGGAAAACACATCCCAGGGTGGGTGAATCGGCTTGCCCGGCTAG GTGCTTTGTGTAGTTGTCTGCTTCCAGAAAGCCTTCAAGTAACTACTGTCAAGCAGATGCCTGAATACCATGATTGTTCAG AAGAAGAATGTACAGAATCTGTATCAACCACCACTGCCCGTGAGTCAACAGAAATTGATGATGATCAAGAGAAGAGCCTGCTGTCTCCGTTAGCTGTAAGTGGTGATGTGACCTTTGTTAAAGAGGCACACAGTTGA
- the LOC115977030 gene encoding deSI-like protein At4g17486 isoform X2, which yields MGAESSTSMNSDGNNKNIETQVVLNVYDLTPINNYMVWFGFGIFHSGIEVHGKEYGFGAHDFPASGVFEVEPRSCPGFIYRSSIVLGHITMPPTEFRTFIENAASEYHGDTYHLISKNCNHFTDDISWRLTGKHIPGWVNRLARLGALCSCLLPESLQVTTVKQMPEYHDCSEECTESVSTTTARESTEIDDDQEKSLLSPLAVSGDVTFVKEAHS from the exons ATGGGGGCAGAGAGTAGTACATCAATGAACTCGGATGGGAACAACAAGAACATTGAGACCCAGGTGGTGCTAAACGTGTATGATCTCACCCCTATCAACAATTAcatggtttggtttggttttgggatCTTTCATTCCGGTATTGAAG TTCATGGTAAGGAGTATGGATTTGGAGCTCATGACTTCCCAGCGAGTGGAGTTTTTGAAGTGGAACCAAGGAGTTGCCCAGGTTTTATTTACCGAAGTTCCATTGTATTAGGCCACATAACTATGCCTCCAACTGAATTCCGAACATTTATTGAGAACGCAGCTTCTGAGTATCATGGGGATACCTATCACCTCATTTCCAAGAATTGCAACCATTTTACAGACGATATTTCATGGAGATTGACAGGAAAACACATCCCAGGGTGGGTGAATCGGCTTGCCCGGCTAG GTGCTTTGTGTAGTTGTCTGCTTCCAGAAAGCCTTCAAGTAACTACTGTCAAGCAGATGCCTGAATACCATGATTGTTCAG AAGAATGTACAGAATCTGTATCAACCACCACTGCCCGTGAGTCAACAGAAATTGATGATGATCAAGAGAAGAGCCTGCTGTCTCCGTTAGCTGTAAGTGGTGATGTGACCTTTGTTAAAGAGGCACACAGTTGA
- the LOC115977031 gene encoding uncharacterized protein LOC115977031: MPKERRDRSMSHDKYRASPFSCSSSCARRSPRIPLATEESLKEWEDARCPVCMEHPHNAVLLICSSHEKGCRPYMCDTSYRHSNCLDQFRKSSAETSSTTPVHEDTQQEDTPPSATPLSPTETSESTVTEVQEETIEEGHPTLQPSSCENQEQPKLLCPLCRGQIKDWIVVEPARRFMNGKSRSCSCETCNFSGTYTDLRKHARIEHPLVRPSEADPERQRNWRRLERQRDLGDLISTLSSSFGEERGADDNILPIDEGGWLTVFFLIRVFRPGSGSRSSSRSGTLRTRTQMNIRRRSTGLWGESYEGETGSSSRDDDNDSSDSGSTWRRRLRRRTTPDEQP; this comes from the coding sequence ATGCCAAAGGAGAGAAGAGATCGTTCCATGTCTCATGATAAGTACAGGGCTTCGCCTTTTTCATGCAGCTCTAGTTGTGCAAGACGATCACCCAGAATTCCTTTAGCAACTGAGGAAAGTTTAAAAGAATGGGAAGATGCTAGGTGCCCTGTCTGCATGGAACATCCTCACAATGCAGTTCTACTAATCTGTTCATCGCATGAGAAGGGATGTCGCCCATATATGTGTGACACAAGCTATCGCCACTCAAACTGCCTTGACCAGTTCCGGAAGTCATCTGCAGAAACCTCATCAACAACTCCAGTACATGAAGACACTCAACAGGAAGACACTCCACCATCAGCCACACCTTTGTCTCCTACTGAGACTTCAGAATCAACAGTTACCGAGGTGCAAGAAGAAACAATCGAGGAAGGGCACCCAACCTTGCAGCCCAGTTCCTGTGAGAATCAGGAGCAGCCAAAGTTACTGTGCCCCCTCTGCCGTGGACAGATAAAAGACTGGATTGTTGTGGAGCCTGCTCGCCGTTTCATGAATGGAAAATCAAGAAGCTGTTCCTGTGAGACATGTAATTTCAGTGGAACCTATACAGATCTCAGGAAGCATGCTAGGATTGAGCACCCCCTTGTGCGCCCATCGGAGGCTGACCCAGAACGTCAGCGTAATTGGAGGAGGTTGGAGCGACAGAGGGACCTTGGGGACTTGATCAGCACACTATCCTCTTCATTTGGAGAGGAGAGGGGGGCTGATGACAACATTTTGCCCATTGATGAAGGAGGTTGGTTGACTGTATTTTTTCTCATTCGAGTTTTCCGACCTGGTTCTGGTTCAAGAAGCAGCAGCCGGTCTGGTACCTTAAGAACAAGAACACAAATGAACATCAGAAGGAGATCTACTGGACTTTGGGGGGAGAGTTATGAAGGTGAAACTGGGTCTTCTTCCAGAGATGATGACAATGACTCTTCTGACAGTGGCTCAACTTGGAGGCGCCGCTTGAGGCGGAGGACAACCCCAGACGAACAGCCGTGA
- the LOC115977030 gene encoding deSI-like protein At4g17486 isoform X1, with the protein MGAESSTSMNSDGNNKNIETQVVLNVYDLTPINNYMVWFGFGIFHSGIEVHGKEYGFGAHDFPASGVFEVEPRSCPGFIYRSSIVLGHITMPPTEFRTFIENAASEYHGDTYHLISKNCNHFTDDISWRLTGKHIPGWVNRLARLGALCSCLLPESLQVTTVKQMPEYHDCSEEECTESVSTTTARESTEIDDDQEKSLLSPLAVSGDVTFVKEAHS; encoded by the exons ATGGGGGCAGAGAGTAGTACATCAATGAACTCGGATGGGAACAACAAGAACATTGAGACCCAGGTGGTGCTAAACGTGTATGATCTCACCCCTATCAACAATTAcatggtttggtttggttttgggatCTTTCATTCCGGTATTGAAG TTCATGGTAAGGAGTATGGATTTGGAGCTCATGACTTCCCAGCGAGTGGAGTTTTTGAAGTGGAACCAAGGAGTTGCCCAGGTTTTATTTACCGAAGTTCCATTGTATTAGGCCACATAACTATGCCTCCAACTGAATTCCGAACATTTATTGAGAACGCAGCTTCTGAGTATCATGGGGATACCTATCACCTCATTTCCAAGAATTGCAACCATTTTACAGACGATATTTCATGGAGATTGACAGGAAAACACATCCCAGGGTGGGTGAATCGGCTTGCCCGGCTAG GTGCTTTGTGTAGTTGTCTGCTTCCAGAAAGCCTTCAAGTAACTACTGTCAAGCAGATGCCTGAATACCATGATTGTTCAG AAGAAGAATGTACAGAATCTGTATCAACCACCACTGCCCGTGAGTCAACAGAAATTGATGATGATCAAGAGAAGAGCCTGCTGTCTCCGTTAGCTGTAAGTGGTGATGTGACCTTTGTTAAAGAGGCACACAGTTGA